The following are encoded together in the Kribbella voronezhensis genome:
- a CDS encoding ABC transporter permease, producing the protein MSTPVRSTYPVPVEDLIPVARKLATELGTLPSRNRIMKEYRIGADKARSILDALAEPTPEPVEPRLHAVPSPVESEPVAGAGEMPSASEEGASPQVTASVDPGIVARTAQAEKVPAAASQDARPVRSWPVLLLALPAFVAVWSGWVGLGTLTGFGVVHPLPGIADGFTINSAITLPIGVETYAAFALRVWLSGQVPVAARTFAKWSALAALVLGALGQVAYHLLEAAGVTQAPWQITTVVACLPVAVLGMGAALAHLVHAGPRPTRTASRFRQLRTRLFKNGEK; encoded by the coding sequence ATGAGCACTCCCGTTCGCAGTACGTACCCGGTCCCTGTTGAGGACCTGATTCCGGTCGCCCGCAAGCTCGCTACGGAGCTGGGCACGCTGCCGTCTCGAAACCGGATTATGAAGGAGTACCGGATAGGCGCCGACAAGGCTCGCTCGATTCTGGACGCGCTGGCCGAGCCCACCCCGGAACCGGTCGAGCCACGCTTGCATGCGGTTCCGAGCCCGGTCGAGTCCGAGCCCGTGGCGGGTGCCGGTGAGATGCCCTCCGCGTCGGAGGAAGGGGCATCTCCGCAGGTCACAGCGTCCGTAGACCCGGGAATCGTTGCCAGAACTGCCCAGGCTGAGAAGGTCCCCGCGGCTGCCTCCCAGGATGCCCGGCCGGTTCGGTCGTGGCCGGTGCTGCTGCTCGCTCTACCCGCGTTCGTCGCGGTCTGGTCCGGCTGGGTTGGACTGGGCACGCTGACCGGGTTCGGGGTGGTTCACCCGCTGCCCGGGATCGCGGACGGCTTCACCATCAACTCCGCCATCACCCTCCCGATCGGAGTCGAGACCTACGCTGCGTTCGCCCTGCGGGTCTGGCTGTCGGGGCAGGTGCCTGTAGCGGCCCGCACGTTTGCAAAGTGGTCCGCTCTGGCCGCGCTGGTCCTGGGCGCGCTCGGTCAGGTCGCCTACCACCTGCTAGAGGCAGCCGGGGTCACGCAGGCGCCGTGGCAGATCACCACCGTTGTCGCCTGCCTGCCCGTCGCCGTGCTCGGCATGGGCGCCGCCCTCGCCCACCTGGTCCACGCCGGACCACGACCCACCCGTACCGCTAGCCGGTTCCGCCAACTCCGTACCCGCCTCTTCAAGAACGGGGAGAAGTGA
- a CDS encoding DUF6284 family protein, with translation MSIISLPTVSSEDPSPADLAAIEREWPLIAADLDLLNAEIACLIAGPNVSALDWRRIRRAERRVLTVGRELANDSETVNEGAA, from the coding sequence GTGAGCATCATCTCCCTTCCGACCGTCAGCAGCGAGGACCCGAGCCCGGCTGACCTTGCCGCCATTGAGCGGGAATGGCCGCTGATCGCGGCAGACCTGGATCTGTTGAACGCGGAGATCGCCTGCCTGATTGCCGGGCCGAATGTGTCGGCTCTGGACTGGCGCCGGATCCGACGCGCTGAGCGGCGAGTCCTGACCGTTGGCCGCGAGCTGGCTAACGACAGCGAGACCGTCAATGAGGGCGCGGCATGA
- a CDS encoding cell division protein FtsK, whose product MTELPNDVAEPIDLDAHRARRDDTPQSPDDSAGQTVPLSAGEVERMDNAYEVALDDGTDTSPGAGRVLVPVDKPGVPVAVAAGEWLPIIPVHLRPENLPATVRRAAGRSSHVLGYHAVRSPWYGAKLSWFAGRGLFRLVGKQIAWWWVPNSVALEQAAADERELKEWEKIHRQLKATRLWRGCVLTAQNIGVMISAPILWNAAPATLLTAAGAGAVAALAHYGRPAGQTLVGTAVVAPRFRKLNSDIVLRAYYAAGLGRPDKTDQEIRFGSQMSRDARNTGSQVLVDLPYGKGWSDVSGSREKIASGLDVHVNQVFLTPDKTSSRRHTLFVADRDPLAVPVGRTDMLDCKPRSVWRPVKFGRDERDNPVNLMLMWTSLLVGAQPRKGKTFAARLIALHAALDPNVKLVIVDGKNSPDWLAFKKVAHRIVFGTHPNPNDTDPIEHFRAILDEILAHIDTVNSILTTLPVDQCPEGKLTEELARDRRYPDLRVLVLVMEEFQVYFETEDQAINKEIAAKLSRIQAVGPSAGVIIESSSQKPGGVGAGDVARLFNRYRDNHTNRFALRCGNRVVSEAVLGGDAYQEGFDASKLPIGDEYRGVGYLYGASDATPTVRTFLADHTDADKILTAARKHRERLGTLTGEAAGEQIERATRDVLADVLTVMGADNAAHWDTIAGRLAQDMPEQYEGTTAEAISAQARGLNVPSVNVKRDGATRKGARADDIRAAIHRREINAE is encoded by the coding sequence ATGACTGAACTGCCGAACGACGTGGCCGAGCCGATCGACCTGGACGCCCACCGCGCCCGCCGCGACGACACCCCGCAGAGCCCCGACGACAGTGCCGGCCAAACCGTGCCGCTGTCGGCGGGTGAGGTCGAGCGGATGGACAACGCCTATGAAGTCGCCCTGGACGACGGAACCGACACCTCGCCTGGTGCGGGCAGGGTGCTCGTGCCGGTGGACAAGCCGGGCGTGCCGGTCGCGGTCGCGGCTGGTGAGTGGCTGCCGATCATCCCGGTACACCTGCGCCCGGAGAACCTGCCCGCCACAGTTCGCCGTGCGGCGGGCCGGTCGAGTCATGTTCTCGGCTATCACGCGGTCCGGTCGCCGTGGTACGGCGCGAAGCTGTCCTGGTTTGCTGGCCGTGGCCTGTTTCGCCTTGTAGGTAAGCAGATCGCGTGGTGGTGGGTCCCGAACTCGGTCGCTCTTGAGCAGGCAGCGGCCGATGAGCGGGAGTTGAAGGAGTGGGAGAAGATCCACCGTCAGCTCAAGGCGACCCGGTTGTGGCGTGGCTGCGTTCTGACGGCTCAGAACATCGGCGTGATGATCAGTGCGCCGATCCTGTGGAACGCCGCTCCTGCGACCCTTCTGACGGCTGCGGGCGCCGGTGCGGTCGCTGCGTTGGCGCATTACGGGCGCCCGGCCGGTCAGACGCTGGTTGGTACTGCGGTTGTGGCGCCTCGGTTCCGGAAGCTGAACTCGGACATCGTGTTGCGCGCTTACTACGCGGCCGGGCTGGGTCGTCCGGACAAGACCGATCAGGAGATCCGGTTCGGGTCGCAGATGTCCAGGGATGCCCGCAACACGGGGTCTCAGGTGTTGGTGGATCTTCCGTACGGCAAGGGCTGGTCGGACGTGTCCGGGTCGCGGGAGAAGATCGCCTCTGGTCTGGATGTGCACGTGAACCAGGTGTTCTTGACTCCGGACAAGACCAGCTCGCGCCGGCACACGTTGTTCGTGGCCGACCGTGACCCGCTCGCCGTGCCGGTGGGCCGTACGGACATGCTGGACTGCAAGCCGCGCTCGGTGTGGCGGCCGGTGAAGTTCGGCCGCGACGAACGCGACAACCCGGTCAACCTGATGCTGATGTGGACGTCGCTGCTGGTCGGTGCCCAGCCCCGCAAGGGCAAGACGTTCGCGGCCCGGCTGATCGCGCTGCATGCCGCGTTGGACCCGAACGTGAAGCTGGTCATCGTCGACGGCAAGAACTCCCCGGACTGGTTGGCGTTCAAGAAGGTTGCCCACCGCATCGTGTTCGGGACCCACCCGAACCCCAATGACACGGACCCGATCGAGCACTTCCGGGCGATCCTGGACGAGATCTTGGCGCACATCGACACCGTGAACAGCATCTTGACGACATTGCCGGTCGACCAGTGCCCCGAAGGCAAGCTGACCGAGGAACTCGCACGCGACCGCCGTTACCCGGACCTACGGGTCCTGGTGCTGGTGATGGAAGAGTTCCAGGTCTACTTCGAGACCGAAGACCAAGCGATCAATAAGGAGATCGCCGCCAAACTGTCCCGCATCCAAGCAGTCGGCCCGAGCGCGGGCGTGATCATCGAGTCCAGCTCGCAGAAGCCGGGCGGTGTCGGCGCCGGCGACGTGGCCCGTTTGTTCAACCGGTACAGGGACAACCACACCAACCGGTTCGCCCTGCGCTGCGGCAACCGCGTCGTATCGGAAGCCGTGCTGGGAGGCGACGCCTACCAGGAAGGCTTCGACGCCTCCAAGCTGCCGATCGGTGATGAGTACCGGGGCGTCGGCTACCTGTACGGCGCGTCCGACGCGACACCCACGGTGCGGACGTTCCTGGCCGACCACACCGACGCCGACAAGATCCTGACCGCCGCCCGCAAACACCGCGAACGCCTCGGCACCCTCACCGGTGAAGCAGCCGGCGAGCAGATCGAGCGCGCCACCCGCGACGTCCTGGCCGACGTGCTCACCGTGATGGGCGCCGACAACGCCGCGCACTGGGACACCATCGCCGGACGCCTGGCCCAGGACATGCCCGAACAGTACGAAGGCACCACCGCCGAAGCGATCTCGGCACAGGCACGCGGCCTAAACGTGCCCAGCGTCAACGTCAAACGCGACGGCGCGACCCGCAAGGGCGCCCGAGCCGACGACATCCGCGCCGCGATACACCGCCGCGAAATCAACGCAGAGTAA